CAGGCAGAGGATTGAAAAAACAATACTATATAAGATAAGAATCAATAAGAGAGCAAACAGGAGGAACCCACAATGACCAACATGGATAAGCTTTACGAAGCAGTGGAAGCCCGCGGCCCGGTGTGCGTAGGTCTGGATACCGATTTCAGCTACCTGCCCGAGGACTTCGTGGACAGCACCCTGACGAAGGGCGAGAACATCGTGCGCTTCAACAGGAAGCTCATCGACGCCACCAAGGCCGTGGCAGGCTGCTACAAGGTGCAGATCGCTTACTACGAGTCTCTGGGCCTTGAGGGCATGAAGGCCTACGCCGACACCCTGAAGGCTGTGCGTGAGGTCGGTGTGCCGGTGATCGCCGACATCAAGCGCGGCGACATTGCCAAGACCGCCGAGATGTACGCCATGGGCCACTTTACCGGCGATTTCGAGAGCGATTTCGTCACGCTGGCACCCTATATGGGTCTGGACTCCATCAGCCCCTACCTGCCCTACGCCGAAAAGCAGGGCAAGGGCATGTTCGTGCTCTGCCGCACCTCCAACGGCGGTGCCAAGGACTTTGAGTATGAGAAGCTGGCCGACGGCCGCCACGTCTACGATCTGGTGGGCGACAAGCTGAACGCTCTGGGCAAGGACTACATGGGCGAGCACGGCTACTCCTCCATCGGTCTGGTCATCGGCGGCACCCACATCGAGGAGGCCACCGAGATCCGTGCAAAGTATCAGGACAGCTTCTTCCTGATCCCCGGCTACGGCGCACAGGGCGGCAAGGCCGAGGACATTGCCCAGTATCTTACCAAGGGCAACGGCGGCGTGGTCAACTCCAGTCGCGGCATCCTGCTGGCCTATAAGAAGCAGCCGGGCACTGCCTTTGACGAAGCCGCTTACAACGAATGTGTGAATATGAAGGAGGCCATTGCTCATGCGTGCAGCCTGCTGTGAAGCCACTGTTCTGCGCAATGAGGTCATTGCCCCGGACATCCGCCTGCTGACGGTGGTCTGGCCGGACCGCGATCACGCACCCCACGCAGGCCAGTTCTTTACCCTGCGTGCATGGGGCGCAGACGAAGCCCCCTTCCTGTCCCGGCCCATCAGCGTGCACCGCTGGAACCCGGACAGCAGCACCATCGAGTTTCTGTATCAGGTGGTGGGCGAGGGCACTGAAAAGATCGCGCAGCTCAAAATGAAGGATACCTTCCAGCTCACCGGCCCTATGGGCAACGGCTTTGATGTGCCGGACATCCTGAGCAAGTACAAAAAGATCGCTGTGGTGGGCGGCGGCATCGGCACCGCGCCCATGTTCCAGCTCACCCGCGAGCTGGCAGCGGCAGGCGTGAAGCCGGATGTGTTCTTCGGCTTCCGGGATGCCCCCTACTGCATGGAGGAGTACCGCGAGATCGCAAACCTCGTCAAGGTGTCCACCGACACCGGCGCAGTGGGCTTCCACGGCTTTGTCACCCAGCTGTACGACCCCGCCGACTACGATGTGGTGCTGGTGTGCGGCCCCACGGTCATGATGAAGAACGCTGCCCGCCTGTGTGCCGAGAAGGGCACCCCCTGCTTTGTGAGCATGGAAAAGAAGATGGCCTGCGGCATTGGTGCCTGCCTTGGCTGCACCTGCGAGACCAGGGGCGGCGAGGGCAAGAGCGTGTGCAAGAACGGCCCGGTATTTGATGCAACGGAGGTGTTCTTCTGATGGCTGACCTGAAAACCAACCTGCTGGGCTTTGTGATGAACAGCCCGGTCATCGGCGCATCCGGCACTGTGGGCTACGGTGTGGAGTACGAAGAGCTGGCAGACTTTGCCAAGATCGGCGGCATCTCCGGCAAGGGCCTGACCCTGCACGGCCAGTACGGCAACAAGGGCGAGCGCCTGTGGGAGACCCCCTCCGGCCTCATCAACAGCATCGGTCTGCAGAACCCCGGCGTGCAGCACTTCATTGACGTGGAGCTGCCCGAGATGCTGGAACTGAAGCAGAAGTACGGCACGGTGGCCATTGCCAACCTTGGCGGCCACAGCGAGGAAGAGTATGTGGAAGGTGCCGCGATGCTGAGCGACAGCGCAGTGGACATCGTGGAGCTGAACATCTCCTGCCCAAACGTCAAGGTGGGCGGCATGGCCTACGGCGTGAAAGCCGAAGCTGCCGGTGAGGTGGTGCGCATGGTGCGCGCTGCCTGCAAAAAGCCCCTGATGGTCAAGCTGAGCCCGCAGGCCGAGAACATCCCTGAGATGTGCAAGGCCGTGGAAGCCGCCGGCGCGGACGCCATCAGCCTGACCAACACCTTCC
Above is a genomic segment from Faecalibacterium taiwanense containing:
- the pyrF gene encoding orotidine-5'-phosphate decarboxylase, whose protein sequence is MTNMDKLYEAVEARGPVCVGLDTDFSYLPEDFVDSTLTKGENIVRFNRKLIDATKAVAGCYKVQIAYYESLGLEGMKAYADTLKAVREVGVPVIADIKRGDIAKTAEMYAMGHFTGDFESDFVTLAPYMGLDSISPYLPYAEKQGKGMFVLCRTSNGGAKDFEYEKLADGRHVYDLVGDKLNALGKDYMGEHGYSSIGLVIGGTHIEEATEIRAKYQDSFFLIPGYGAQGGKAEDIAQYLTKGNGGVVNSSRGILLAYKKQPGTAFDEAAYNECVNMKEAIAHACSLL
- a CDS encoding dihydroorotate dehydrogenase electron transfer subunit gives rise to the protein MRAACCEATVLRNEVIAPDIRLLTVVWPDRDHAPHAGQFFTLRAWGADEAPFLSRPISVHRWNPDSSTIEFLYQVVGEGTEKIAQLKMKDTFQLTGPMGNGFDVPDILSKYKKIAVVGGGIGTAPMFQLTRELAAAGVKPDVFFGFRDAPYCMEEYREIANLVKVSTDTGAVGFHGFVTQLYDPADYDVVLVCGPTVMMKNAARLCAEKGTPCFVSMEKKMACGIGACLGCTCETRGGEGKSVCKNGPVFDATEVFF
- a CDS encoding dihydroorotate dehydrogenase; this encodes MADLKTNLLGFVMNSPVIGASGTVGYGVEYEELADFAKIGGISGKGLTLHGQYGNKGERLWETPSGLINSIGLQNPGVQHFIDVELPEMLELKQKYGTVAIANLGGHSEEEYVEGAAMLSDSAVDIVELNISCPNVKVGGMAYGVKAEAAGEVVRMVRAACKKPLMVKLSPQAENIPEMCKAVEAAGADAISLTNTFQACAIDLEKRRPVFNNIFAGLSGPAVRPIALRMVWQAVGAVNIPVVGLGGIATGRDALEFIMAGAAAVQVGAANFANPRAMETIADEMAAWMDKNGVKTLDEIRGCARNAE